Proteins encoded together in one Lathamus discolor isolate bLatDis1 chromosome 3, bLatDis1.hap1, whole genome shotgun sequence window:
- the AIRE gene encoding autoimmune regulator, whose translation MAGPGGEGDLRRLLKLHRTEIAMAVDDIFPLLHGLADHDVVPEHIFKETLSRTEREGSHRAFHALLTWLLGQDAAAIRDFWEVLFKDYNLERYTRLRPLRGAFPREVELGRQHRGRRLSPSPIVPHRPQGKRRAPEERDGAQAVQPSPRHAASPGPLVKVRTVKKPEGVDAPRAPRGGALQAVATSVQRAVAVASSEVPVTQGAIEGILIKHTLEPGSSKAGSKAGDELYATATCEEPGARSRSRSLRPPARPKASQSSGEPRMHPQDQLLTPAVPSQDPVPHQENEDECAVCGDGGELICCDGCPRAFHLACLVPPLPRVPSGTWQCGSCVATAAESRGLQEANAAVERTPDTLGEEACGPQGSGGDGSVCSRCFAQIPAPRHCSAPSRDPRRLLLCPSCMTTPDTGRLESTTVVSNHPLQAAKAEDGSLGSDPVLSRDELEALLGEGAWDGILQWAFQSMARPLADSHGLFA comes from the exons ATGGCAGGGCCGGGCGGAGAGGGGGACCTCCGGCGCCTGCTGAAGCTGCACCGCACCGAGATTGCCATGGCAGTGGATGACATCTTCCCGCTGCTGCACGGCTTGGCTGACCACGATGTTGTCCCCGAGCACATCTTCAAG GAGACGCTGAGCCGGACGGAGCGGGAGGGGTCCCACCGTGCCTTCCATGCACTGCTCACCTGGCTGCTGGGCCAAGATGCTGCTGCCATCCGGGACTTCTGGGAAGTGCTCTTCAAGGACTACAACCTGGAGCGGTACACACGGCTCCGGCCCCTCCGCGGTGCCTTCCCCAGAG AGGTGGAGCTGGGGCGGCAGCACCGCGGCAGGCGTctctcccccagccccatagtACCGCACAGACCCCAAGGCAAGAGGAGAGCCCCTGAGGAGCGGGATGGAGCCCAAGCCGTGCAGCCCTCCCCACGGCACGCTGCCAGCCCTG GGCCCCTGGTGAAGGTGAGGACTGTGAAGAAGCCAGAGGGTGTGGATGCCCCTCGTGCCCCTCGTGGCGGTG ccctccaGGCAGTGGCCACCTCTGTGCAGAGAGCAGTGGCTGTGGCAAGCAGTGAGGTGCCTGTCACTCAAGGGGCCATCGAGGGCATCCTCATCAAACACACACTGGAGCCAG GCAGCTCCAAGGCGGGCAGCAAAGCTGGGGATGAGCTGTATGCCACAGCCACCTGTGAGGAGCCGGGTGCCAGGAGCAGAAGCCGCAGCCTGAGGCCCCCTGCCCGGCCCAAGGCATCCCAAAGT AGTGGGGAGCCCCGAATGCACCCCCAGGACCAGCTGCTGACACCCGCTGTGCCCAGCCAGGACCCTGTGCCACACCAG GAGAACGAGGACGAGTGTGCGGTGTGCGGTGATGGCGGTGAGCTCATCTGCTGCGATGGCTGCCCCAGGGCCTTCCACCTCGCCTGCCTCGTGCCCCCGCTGCCCCGCGTCCCCAG TGGGACATGGCAGTGTGGCTCCTGTGTGGCGACTGCGGCTGAGTCAAGAGGGCTGCAGGAGGCGAATGCAGCTGTGGAGAGAACCCCGGACACGCTGGGGGAGGAGGCATGTGGACCCCAGGGCAGCGGAGGGGATGGCAGTGTCTGCAGCCGCTGCTTCGCCCAGATCCCTGCACCCCGACACTGCTCTGCACCCAGCAGGGACCCCAG GAGGCTGCTGCTATGCCCGTCCTGCATGACCACCCCAGACACAGGCAGGCTGGAGAGCACCACAGTGGTCAGCAACCACCCACTACAGGCAGCAAAG gcagaggaCGGCTCCCTCGGCAGTGACCCTGTGCTGAGCAGGGATGAGCTTGAAGCCCTCCTGGGTGAG ggagcctgggacGGGATCCTGCAGTGGGCATTCCAGAGCATGGCACGGCCCCTTGCAGACAGCCACGGGCTCTTCGCCTAG
- the LOC136012175 gene encoding uncharacterized protein LOC136012175, translating into MESLDTEVRARKTLGTVEYVESSGFSQGVLPTKKDVVQNMLYLLQPKRAGQAQRSKEDAAQLLAEHLQEHWLVCNLHTIATQNIKKLILKMYEEFTRLYQTRKQRQNQAFTERADRFNESSEKLFDVFCTDTQTRNKLEECSGIKMTSIEWKFLEDQRSERKMYYEDFTDKQELKMMDRRQKIQCLEHFRKLAREEKEGNKAKEMKYKSDEQSDEGTSVDESYPAEEENGGAPAFSLRGRRKRLCTTTPESTAMPLECQHIRMSIRKVRPGFYETVEKVKNC; encoded by the coding sequence ATGGAATCACTGGATACAGAGGTGAGAGCACGGAAGACTCTGGGGACTGTTGAATATGTAGAGTCTTCAGGTTTCAGCCAGGGAGTACTGCCAACTAAGAAGGATGTGGTTCAGAACATGCTGTATTTGCTGCAGCCCAAAAGAGCTGGCCAGGCCCAGCGGTCCAAAGAGGATGCAGCCCAGTTGCTTGCAGAGCACCTGCAGGAGCACTGGTTGGTTTGCAACTTGCACACCATCGCGACGCAAAACATAAAGAAACTTATCCTCAAAATGTACGAGGAGTTTACCCGATTGTATCAGACCAGGAAGCAAAGGCAGAACCAGGCTTTTACTGAGAGAGCAGACAGATTCAACGAGAGTTCGGAGAAGCTCTTTGACGTGTTTTGCACAGACACGCAGACAAGAAATAAACTGGAGGAGTGCAGTGGGATAAAAATGACTAGCATCGAGTGGAAATTCCTTGAAGATCAAAGAAGCGAGAGAAAAATGTACTATGAAGATTTCACAGACAAGCAAGAATTGAAGATGATGGACAGAAGACAAAAGATACAGTGTCTGGAGCACTTCAGAAAACTCgccagggaggagaaggaaggaaacaaagcgaaggaaatgaaatacaaaagtGATGAGCAATCAGATGAAGGCACGAGTGTGGATGAATCCTACCCGGCTGAGGAGGAGAATGGTGGGGCCCCAGCTTTTTCGCTGCGGGGCAGGAGGAAGCGCCTGTGCACCACGACTCCTGAAAGCACTGCCATGCCACTGGAGTGCCAGCATATAAGAATGAGCATCAGGAAGGTTAGGCCTGGTTTCTACGAGACTGTGGAGAAGGTCAAAAACTGCTAG
- the SCLY gene encoding LOW QUALITY PROTEIN: selenocysteine lyase (The sequence of the model RefSeq protein was modified relative to this genomic sequence to represent the inferred CDS: inserted 1 base in 1 codon) — MAAGKGVKREADSRALWPWNGKEGADWWCRGGGRAEQLRAPVXRAVAAAMGAGMEPAEARCEEPEGRIYLDYNATTPPAPEVVQAVRDAMSQAWGNPSSSYPAGRKAKEHIGSARESVARMVGGRPEDIVFTSGGTEANNMVIHTACRHFHDSQATPGDSWGTPHIVTSSVEHDSVRLPLEQLVKEGLAEATFVPVSQRSGRAEVDDVLAAIRPTTCLVTIMLANNETGVIMPVMELSQRVHALNQRRVAEGLPRILVHTDAAQMIGKGRVDVQELGVDYLTIVGHKFYGPRIGALYVRGPGTTTPLHPMLFGGGQERSFRPGTENTPMIAGLGKAAELVSKNWETYEAHMRDVRDYLEAKLEASFGKQRIHLNSHFTGSKRLCNTSNFSILGPSLRGRRVLSCCKMLLASVGAACHSEKGDRPSLILLSCGIPYDVAQNALRLSVGRDTTRADVDLVVQDLVQAVAQLDQDQAP; from the exons atggctgcagggaagggggtAAAGAGGGAAGCTGATTCGCGAGCTCTGTGGCCATGGAACGGGAAGGAGGGAGCTGATTGGTGGTGCCGCGGTGGTGGGCGGGCAGAGCAGCTGCGCGCCCCTG TGCGTGCTGTGGCGGCGGCGATGGgcgccgggatggagccggctGAGGCTAGGTGCGAGGAGCCGGAGGG GAGGATCTACCTGGACTACAACGCCACCACCCCCCCGGCCCCCGAGGTGGTCCAAGCCGTGCGGGATGCCATGAGCCAGGCCTGGGGCAACCCCAGCAGCTCTTACCCCGCAG GGAGGAAGGCGAAGGAGCATATTGGCAGTGCCCGGGAGAGCGTGGCGAGGATGGTGGGAGGCCGGCCAGAGGACATCGTCTTCACCTCGGGGGGCACGGAG GCAAACAACATGGTGATCCACACCGCCTGCAGGCACTTCCACGACAGCCAGGCCACACCGGGGGACAGCTGGGGGACACCACACATTGTCACATCCAGCGTGGAGCATGACTCGGTCCGactgccactggagcagctggTGAAGGAGGGCTTGGCAg AAGCCACTTTTGTGCCTGTGTCGCAGAGAAGCGGGCGGGCTGAGGTGGATGATGTCCTCGCTGCCATCCGGCCGACCACCTGCCTGGTTACCATCATGTTGGCTAATAATGAGACTGGGGTCATCATG CCTGTCATGGAGCTGAGCCAGCGTGTCCATGCCCTCAATCAGCGGAGAGTGGCAGAGGGGCTGCCCAGGATCCTGGTGCACACAGATGCAGCACAGATGATTGGCAAGGGGCGTGTGGACgtgcaggagctgggggtggaCTACCTCACCATTGTGGGACACAAG TTCTATGGCCCGCGGATTGGCGCACTGTACGTGCGTGGCCCTGGCACCACCACCCCGCTACACCCCATGCTCTTCGGAGGGGGACAGGAGAGGAGTTTCCGGCCAGG CACTGAGAACACCCCAATGATTGCCGGCCTCGGCAAG GCTGCAGAGTTGGTGAGCAAGAACTGGGAGACCTACGAGGCTCATATGCGGGATGTTCGGGATTACCTGGAGGCCAAGCTGGAG GCctcctttgggaagcagaggaTCCATCTCAACAGCCACTTTACAGGCTCCAAGCGACTTTGCAACACCTCTAACTTCTCCATCCTGGGCCCAAGCCTTCGAG GGCGAAGGGTGCTGTCCTGCTGTAAGATGCTTCTCGCCAGTGTTGGGGCTGCCTGCCACTCTGAGAAAGGGGATAG GCCCTCCTTGATTCTGCTCAGCTGCGGGATCCCCTACGATGTGGCACAGAACGCCTTGCGGCTGAGTGTGGGGCGGGACACCACCCGGGCCGACGTGGACCTGGTTGTGCAGGATCTCGTACAGGCTGTGGCGCAGCTGGACCAGGACCAAGCCCCGTAG